One window of Alkaliphilus metalliredigens QYMF genomic DNA carries:
- a CDS encoding GNAT family N-acetyltransferase — MEYLIQWGETSEIIGKINLRVRTDNVSAIHLYEKMGFQIEGTITREFKINDTYYDALFMGLVID, encoded by the coding sequence ATGGAATATTTAATTCAATGGGGTGAAACTTCAGAGATAATAGGTAAAATAAACTTGAGGGTGAGAACAGATAATGTATCAGCAATTCATCTATATGAAAAAATGGGCTTTCAAATAGAAGGAACAATAACAAGAGAGTTCAAGATAAACGATACTTATTATGATGCCCTCTTCATGGGGTTAGTGATTGATTAA